The following are encoded together in the Citrus sinensis cultivar Valencia sweet orange chromosome 1, DVS_A1.0, whole genome shotgun sequence genome:
- the LOC102611331 gene encoding CASP-like protein 1D1, which translates to MASEAPAKYEDQRAVRENYFGIDVGLRVLLFAATLVSVIVMATAKQTELVTPPGIPIRVSVKAKFTDSPAFIYFVAALSVACLYSIITMLASLSVVSKPASAKRLLLYFAFWDVVMLGIVASATGASGGVAYIGLKGNDHSRWTKICNVYDKYCRHIGSATGVSLLAAVLLVLLSMLSSYSLYLRIRD; encoded by the exons GCGCGAAAACTATTTTGGCATCGATGTGGGTCTTAGAGTATTGCTGTTTGCAGCAACGCTCGTTTCCGTAATCGTCATGGCTACCGCCAAGCAAACTGAGCTCGTAACCCCACCTGGGATTCCTATTAGAGTCAGCGTTAAAGCCAAGTTTACCGATTCCCCGGCTTTCAT ATATTTTGTCGCGGCACTATCGGTTGCTTGCCTATACAGTATCATCACAATGCTTGCATCACTTTCGGTGGTCTCCAAGCCAGCTTCCGCAAAACGGCTGCTGCTCTATTTCGCATTCTGGGACGTg GTGATGTTGGGGATCGTAGCATCGGCAACTGGGGCATCGGGAGGGGTGGCGTATATCGGATTAAAGGGCAACGACCACTCGAGATGGACAAAGATATGCAACGTTTACGACAAGTACTGCAGACATATAGGCAGCGCCACCGGGGTCTCACTCCTCGCCGCTGTTCTTCTCGTGCTACTCTCCATGCTCTCCTCTTACTCCCTTTACTTGCGCATTCGTGATTGA